In Persicimonas caeni, a single window of DNA contains:
- a CDS encoding protein-disulfide reductase DsbD family protein, giving the protein MTRISSFLAIVLATLLASTSAFASFDVPDSAIGKGAVHEGDARVESRLIVDAEQVAPGDTITVGVAFDLDTDWHIYWQNPGDAGVPTHIEWESDALEFGPLEWAAPQLFSESDGEFTIYGYGDEVILFSEATVAEDAAGSVEVSAKVDYLACSNLCLPGHSQLSRSIPVGERTVRASTPVLDALSHYGARVPRKANELGLDAQFHYSQRPIRPNDEFEAIIELVECDEESSECRELEPNFDELAHAVMADRFSAVDFEVTAIDEHPEAHEGWVIRLRGKLAASGEEPRDLLSGVLQLEDSDGALLPVYLRDKFPLGEPGGPVEELSLPTWDDSEAAVAVSLTSTSSSGGSSSGGSSDTMSLPWVLLLAFLGGMILNLMPCVFPVLALKVSSFTKLVHESKSSIISHGMAYTGGIVGSLLALGGVVIGLRAAGTQVGWGFQFQQPHFLAALVVILVLFALNLFGVFEVTLNSQKVHEKAQESDGVRRSFWEGILAVILATPCSAPFLGTAVGFALASSPLTILAVFAALGLGLAAPMVALTLVPGWAKLLPKPGNWMDHLKKFLGFALLGSAIWIVWLLGRQTGVDGMAMMLVFSAVLGVAAWLWGLVQFNTWTQRKALAVVAAVASIAVAGVYTFPLEANASAERPRAVSGSIDWKPWTEEAVAAELDKGRPVFVDFTADWCLTCKVNEKNAIDTEPVRQAIAEHDVAMFKADWTNPDERIRKKLAEYGKAGVPFYLMYSPDRPGEAKPLPEVITSTMLVEAFSEAAP; this is encoded by the coding sequence ATGACACGGATCTCGAGCTTCTTGGCTATCGTCCTGGCGACACTCCTCGCCAGCACCAGCGCTTTCGCCTCGTTCGACGTGCCCGACAGCGCCATCGGAAAGGGCGCGGTGCACGAGGGCGACGCGCGGGTCGAGTCGCGCCTGATTGTCGACGCCGAGCAGGTCGCCCCCGGCGATACCATCACCGTGGGCGTGGCCTTCGACCTCGACACCGACTGGCATATCTACTGGCAGAACCCGGGCGACGCCGGGGTGCCCACCCATATCGAGTGGGAGAGTGACGCGCTCGAGTTCGGGCCGCTCGAGTGGGCGGCGCCGCAGCTTTTCAGCGAGTCGGACGGCGAGTTTACGATCTACGGCTACGGCGACGAGGTCATCCTCTTTAGCGAGGCGACCGTGGCCGAGGACGCCGCGGGCAGCGTCGAGGTGTCGGCGAAGGTCGACTACCTCGCCTGCAGCAACCTGTGCTTGCCCGGTCACTCGCAGCTCAGCCGGTCCATTCCGGTCGGTGAGCGCACTGTGCGGGCTTCGACGCCGGTGCTCGACGCGCTCAGCCACTACGGTGCACGAGTCCCGCGAAAAGCCAACGAGCTCGGTCTCGACGCCCAGTTTCATTACTCGCAGCGCCCCATCCGTCCCAACGACGAGTTCGAGGCGATCATCGAGCTGGTCGAATGCGACGAGGAGTCTTCGGAGTGTCGCGAGCTCGAGCCGAACTTCGACGAGCTCGCTCACGCCGTCATGGCCGACCGGTTCTCCGCGGTGGACTTCGAGGTAACCGCCATCGACGAGCACCCCGAGGCCCACGAGGGATGGGTGATCCGTCTGCGTGGCAAGCTCGCTGCCAGCGGCGAGGAGCCGCGCGACCTGTTGTCGGGTGTGCTGCAACTCGAGGACTCCGACGGGGCGCTCCTGCCGGTCTACCTTCGCGACAAGTTCCCCCTGGGCGAGCCGGGGGGGCCGGTCGAAGAGCTCTCGCTCCCCACGTGGGATGACTCGGAAGCCGCCGTTGCTGTCTCGCTTACCAGCACCTCGTCTTCTGGTGGCTCGTCTTCTGGCGGCTCGTCCGACACGATGAGCCTGCCGTGGGTGCTTCTGCTCGCCTTTTTGGGCGGGATGATCCTCAACTTGATGCCGTGCGTCTTTCCGGTGCTCGCGCTCAAGGTCTCGTCGTTCACCAAGCTCGTGCACGAGAGCAAGAGTAGCATCATTTCCCACGGCATGGCCTATACCGGCGGCATCGTCGGCAGCTTGCTCGCCCTTGGCGGCGTGGTCATCGGCCTTCGCGCAGCCGGAACGCAGGTCGGTTGGGGCTTCCAGTTCCAGCAGCCACACTTCTTGGCCGCGCTCGTGGTCATCCTGGTGCTCTTCGCGCTCAACCTCTTCGGCGTCTTCGAGGTGACGTTGAACTCTCAGAAGGTCCACGAGAAGGCCCAGGAGTCCGACGGCGTTCGGCGAAGCTTCTGGGAGGGCATCTTGGCGGTGATCTTGGCGACGCCGTGCTCGGCGCCGTTTCTGGGGACCGCCGTCGGCTTCGCGCTGGCGAGCAGCCCGCTGACCATCCTGGCTGTCTTCGCCGCCCTCGGGCTCGGACTCGCCGCTCCGATGGTGGCGCTGACGCTGGTACCGGGTTGGGCGAAGCTTTTGCCCAAGCCGGGCAACTGGATGGACCACCTCAAGAAGTTTTTGGGCTTCGCGCTGCTCGGCTCGGCCATCTGGATTGTGTGGCTCTTGGGCCGCCAGACCGGCGTCGACGGCATGGCGATGATGCTCGTCTTCTCGGCGGTGTTGGGCGTGGCCGCTTGGCTGTGGGGGCTCGTGCAGTTCAATACTTGGACGCAACGCAAGGCCCTGGCCGTGGTCGCCGCCGTGGCGTCGATCGCCGTCGCGGGCGTCTATACGTTCCCGTTGGAGGCCAACGCCTCGGCCGAACGTCCACGCGCGGTCTCCGGCTCGATCGACTGGAAGCCGTGGACCGAAGAGGCCGTCGCCGCCGAGCTCGACAAGGGCCGGCCGGTCTTCGTCGACTTCACCGCCGACTGGTGTCTCACCTGCAAGGTCAACGAGAAGAACGCCATCGACACCGAGCCGGTACGACAAGCCATCGCAGAGCACGACGTGGCGATGTTTAAAGCCGACTGGACCAACCCCGACGAGCGCATCCGCAAAAAATTGGCCGAATACGGCAAGGCCGGCGTACCGTTCTACCTGATGTATTCGCCGGACCGGCCGGGCGAAGCAAAGCCCTTGCCGGAAGTCATCACCTCGACGATGTTAGTCGAGGCATTTTCCGAGGCGGCTCCATGA
- a CDS encoding ArsR/SmtB family transcription factor, with protein sequence MSLEQLPEQLYQQFASVGQALSNDTRLRILNLLCQTERSVDDLADKLGQSVANTSAHLKVLKQARLVEGRKEGRRVFYGLAGEPALRLWLALRDMGMQSLPEVREAMRTHASEEALLPDLVGEELLDKVRRGEVFLVDLRPSEEFEAGRIPHARSVPSAELEKRLNELPKDREVVAYCRGPYCVAAIKSVQRLRDAGFDAHRMREGIAEWKAAGLPVEMNG encoded by the coding sequence ATGAGTCTCGAGCAGCTCCCAGAACAACTCTACCAGCAATTCGCCAGCGTCGGTCAGGCGCTGTCGAACGACACTCGCCTGCGCATCCTCAACCTGCTGTGCCAGACGGAGCGCTCGGTCGACGACTTGGCCGACAAGCTCGGCCAGAGCGTGGCCAACACGAGCGCGCACCTCAAAGTCCTCAAGCAGGCTCGGCTTGTCGAAGGACGCAAAGAGGGGCGGCGCGTCTTTTACGGACTCGCCGGCGAGCCGGCGCTCCGGTTGTGGCTGGCCCTCCGCGACATGGGGATGCAATCGCTCCCCGAAGTGCGCGAGGCGATGCGCACCCACGCCAGCGAAGAGGCTCTATTGCCCGACCTGGTCGGCGAAGAACTGCTCGACAAAGTTCGCCGCGGTGAAGTCTTCCTCGTCGATCTTCGGCCCTCCGAAGAGTTCGAGGCCGGCCGGATTCCTCACGCCCGCAGCGTGCCGTCGGCCGAGCTCGAAAAGCGGCTGAACGAACTCCCCAAAGACCGCGAGGTCGTCGCCTATTGCCGCGGGCCGTACTGCGTGGCCGCCATCAAGAGCGTCCAACGCCTGCGCGACGCCGGCTTCGATGCTCACCGCATGCGCGAGGGCATCGCCGAATGGAAGGCCGCCGGCTTGCCTGTCGAAATGAACGGATAA
- a CDS encoding efflux RND transporter permease subunit: protein MIRRIIDWCVENPLMVIIATLIAIGVGVWSIQNTPLDAIPDLSENQVIVYTEWSGRGPQVIEDQITYPLSANLQGIPKVKAIRATSFFGFSLVYVIFDEDAEIYWARSRVLEKLNYAQSELPEGVTPTLGPDGTGVGHVYWYVLRTSEENPQDLAKLRELQDYYIRYKLQSVEGVAEVASIGGFVKEYQVELDPTKLEAYGVSVGQVARAVKASNRDTGGKILEHSDIEYFVRGQGYFKDVEDIEQVVVKTSKDGVPVTIEQLGFVQLGTEIRRGMLDENGEGEVVGGVVAMRYGENAKEVIDRVKKKIDEIEPGLPAGVTIEPAYDRSKLIMKSVDTLTHSLTEEAIVVSLIILLFLFHIRSSLVVVLTLPVAVLIGFIFMKQMGITSNIMSLGGIAIAVGVIVDASIVMVENSYRKLAERPDDDPPSEEERKRIIKEACRQVGPALFFSMLIIITSFVPVFLLTGQEGKLFTPLAWTKTLTMIGASVLAITLVPVLLIIFLKGKLRPEEQNPISKFFVSIYTPFLRLVLRHPVITLLLAVGLVGATVPLMTGLEWDTNGDGEPETVVQKIGSEFMPSLDEGSILYMPVTLPNVSVTEAKRLLQVTDKIIAEHPEVSYVLGKVGRAETATDPAPVAMIETIVLLKPQDEWRPGITKNDIISELDAKLQIPGLSNGWTQPIINRINMLATGIRTDIGVKFFGPDLEKLGDLALEAEQLLRDVPGASDLYAERVTGGHYLNITPNREAIARYGMTVEDVNQVIEVAIGGMPTTTAVEGRSRFPVRVRYARDYRDSIDKIHDVLVSTSSGEQIPLGQVADIRFEEGPPMINSENGDLRSVVLLNVRGRDMGGFIQEAEKKLEENLEVPPGYSYTWSGQYENQKRANERLSLLIPMAILIIFMLLYVTFRNVGESLVVMLSVPFALVGGVWLLYFMDFNFSVAVWVGFIALFGVAVETGVVMLVYLHEALDERIEAKLAAAGIDAEDASGERVAEFIDASDVHQAAVDGAALRLRPKLMTAATTLIGLTPLLWATGTGSDVMKPIAVPMVGGMVSSVILVLFVIPVIFDMMKRWDLRRKKLTYSGMKH from the coding sequence ATGATCCGAAGAATCATTGACTGGTGCGTCGAAAATCCATTGATGGTGATCATCGCTACGTTGATCGCCATCGGCGTCGGAGTGTGGTCGATTCAGAACACCCCGCTCGACGCGATTCCCGACCTCTCCGAGAACCAGGTGATCGTCTATACCGAGTGGTCCGGGCGTGGACCGCAGGTCATCGAGGACCAGATCACCTACCCCCTGTCGGCGAACCTGCAGGGCATCCCCAAGGTCAAGGCGATCCGGGCGACGAGCTTTTTTGGCTTTAGTCTGGTCTACGTCATCTTCGACGAGGATGCCGAGATCTACTGGGCCCGAAGCCGAGTGCTCGAGAAGCTCAATTACGCTCAGAGCGAGCTTCCCGAGGGGGTCACGCCGACGCTGGGACCCGACGGCACCGGTGTGGGCCACGTCTACTGGTACGTGCTGCGCACGAGTGAAGAGAACCCGCAGGACCTCGCCAAGCTGCGCGAGCTGCAGGACTACTATATCCGCTACAAGCTGCAGTCGGTCGAGGGCGTCGCCGAGGTGGCGTCGATCGGCGGGTTCGTCAAGGAGTATCAGGTCGAGCTCGACCCCACCAAGCTCGAGGCGTACGGGGTCAGCGTCGGCCAGGTCGCGCGCGCCGTCAAAGCGTCGAACCGCGATACCGGCGGCAAGATCTTGGAGCACTCCGATATCGAGTACTTCGTGCGCGGCCAGGGCTACTTCAAGGACGTCGAGGATATCGAGCAGGTCGTCGTCAAGACGAGTAAGGACGGCGTGCCCGTGACCATCGAGCAGCTCGGGTTCGTGCAGCTCGGCACCGAAATTCGCCGCGGTATGCTCGACGAGAACGGCGAAGGCGAGGTCGTCGGCGGCGTCGTGGCCATGCGCTACGGCGAGAACGCCAAAGAGGTCATCGATCGCGTCAAAAAGAAGATCGACGAGATCGAGCCCGGCTTACCGGCGGGCGTGACCATCGAGCCGGCCTACGACCGCAGCAAGCTGATCATGAAGAGTGTCGACACGCTCACCCACAGCCTCACCGAGGAGGCGATCGTGGTCAGCCTGATCATCTTGCTCTTCTTGTTTCATATCCGAAGCTCACTCGTCGTCGTGCTCACGCTTCCGGTGGCGGTGCTCATCGGCTTCATCTTCATGAAGCAGATGGGAATCACGTCGAATATCATGAGCCTGGGCGGCATCGCCATCGCGGTGGGCGTCATCGTCGACGCCTCCATCGTCATGGTCGAGAACTCGTACCGAAAGCTCGCCGAGAGACCCGACGACGACCCGCCGAGCGAGGAGGAGCGAAAGCGCATCATCAAAGAGGCGTGCAGGCAGGTCGGCCCGGCGCTCTTCTTCTCGATGCTCATCATCATCACGAGCTTCGTGCCCGTCTTCTTGCTCACGGGCCAAGAGGGCAAGCTCTTCACGCCGCTGGCGTGGACGAAGACGCTGACGATGATCGGGGCGAGCGTGCTGGCGATTACGCTGGTGCCGGTGCTCTTGATCATCTTCCTCAAGGGCAAGCTTCGCCCCGAGGAGCAAAACCCGATCTCGAAGTTCTTCGTGTCGATCTACACGCCGTTTCTGCGCCTCGTGCTTCGCCATCCGGTCATCACGCTGTTGCTCGCCGTGGGCCTCGTAGGCGCCACGGTGCCGCTGATGACCGGGCTCGAGTGGGACACCAACGGAGACGGTGAGCCCGAGACGGTCGTTCAAAAGATCGGCAGCGAGTTCATGCCGTCGCTCGACGAGGGGAGCATTTTGTATATGCCGGTGACGCTTCCCAACGTCAGCGTCACCGAGGCCAAGCGCTTGCTGCAGGTCACCGACAAGATCATCGCCGAGCACCCCGAGGTGAGCTACGTGCTCGGTAAGGTCGGCCGCGCCGAGACGGCCACCGACCCGGCGCCGGTGGCGATGATCGAGACGATCGTGCTCCTCAAACCGCAGGACGAGTGGCGTCCCGGCATCACCAAAAACGACATCATCTCCGAGCTCGACGCCAAGCTGCAGATTCCCGGCCTGTCGAACGGCTGGACCCAGCCGATCATCAACCGAATCAACATGCTGGCCACGGGTATCCGCACCGATATCGGCGTGAAATTCTTCGGCCCCGACCTCGAGAAGCTGGGAGATCTGGCGCTCGAGGCCGAGCAGTTGCTGCGCGACGTGCCTGGCGCCAGCGACCTGTACGCCGAGCGCGTCACCGGAGGCCACTACCTGAATATCACGCCCAATCGTGAGGCCATCGCCCGCTACGGCATGACCGTCGAGGACGTCAACCAGGTCATCGAGGTCGCCATCGGCGGGATGCCCACCACGACCGCCGTCGAGGGGCGAAGCCGCTTCCCCGTGCGGGTCAGATACGCACGCGACTATCGCGACTCCATCGACAAGATCCACGACGTGCTCGTCTCGACGAGCTCCGGCGAGCAAATCCCGCTGGGCCAGGTCGCCGATATTCGCTTCGAGGAGGGCCCGCCGATGATCAACTCCGAGAACGGCGACCTCAGGAGTGTGGTGCTGCTCAACGTGCGCGGCCGTGACATGGGCGGCTTCATCCAAGAGGCCGAAAAGAAGCTCGAGGAGAACCTCGAGGTCCCGCCGGGCTACAGCTACACATGGAGCGGTCAGTACGAGAACCAAAAGCGCGCCAACGAGCGGCTTTCGTTGCTCATCCCGATGGCGATTCTGATCATTTTCATGCTCCTCTACGTCACCTTCAGGAATGTTGGGGAGTCGTTGGTGGTCATGCTGTCGGTTCCATTCGCCCTGGTGGGCGGCGTCTGGTTGCTCTACTTCATGGATTTCAACTTTTCGGTCGCTGTGTGGGTTGGATTCATCGCGCTGTTCGGCGTCGCCGTCGAGACCGGCGTGGTGATGCTCGTCTACTTGCATGAAGCCCTCGACGAGCGTATCGAAGCCAAGCTGGCCGCGGCGGGCATCGACGCCGAAGATGCAAGTGGCGAGCGCGTCGCCGAGTTCATCGATGCGAGCGACGTCCACCAGGCCGCCGTCGACGGGGCTGCCCTGCGGCTTCGCCCCAAGTTGATGACCGCGGCGACCACGCTCATCGGCCTGACGCCCCTGTTGTGGGCGACGGGCACCGGCTCCGACGTCATGAAGCCCATCGCGGTGCCGATGGTCGGCGGCATGGTCTCGAGCGTGATCCTGGTGCTCTTCGTCATCCCGGTCATCTTCGACATGATGAAGCGCTGGGATTTGCGCCGCAAAAAACTTACGTATAGTGGCATGAAGCACTAA
- a CDS encoding efflux RND transporter periplasmic adaptor subunit, whose product MNSKKIAVLVLLALAAGAGMTLLVASVWGIPGVAASSSSSDHDHDHDHDKKAESAGGEESGTYYTCPMHPSVVSDTPGACPVCQMDLIKKKKSGGGMDPQELAAMGKVSLSPTQRVLANVQVTEVEAKDAKSEIRAVGIVTYDETGLATIPSWVNGRIERLLVEETGATVRRGQPVIKIYSPELLTAQEEFLVALDNTEFDKTLITSARRRLKLLGMSERQIAQLEKAGKPREYVTMFAPNAGTITSLEVRQGQYVKEGTPLYEIADLSTVWVEADVYEHHLEEVKEGMKVRVTAEAFAGESLEGEVTFIHPTLESETRTVKVRIELDNDDERLKPGMYASVFFKKDDADSEADELVVPKSAVIRGGKSSSVYVEVDDNVFERREVELGRATDDYLVIKSGVKAGETVAYQGGFLLDSEVQLNSFGGSESHHGKHGGGGEEVEELAPEDVPKEGKKFDPPVPSAAVPDGMWYCDMGTSHWIQHEKGDGECPVCGMFLKQKADAGEGTTEGTGDTGKNTTKEK is encoded by the coding sequence ATGAATTCGAAGAAGATAGCTGTATTGGTTTTGCTGGCGTTGGCAGCCGGCGCGGGAATGACGTTGCTGGTTGCTTCGGTGTGGGGGATTCCGGGCGTGGCGGCGTCGAGTAGCTCGTCCGATCACGATCACGATCACGATCACGACAAGAAGGCCGAGTCGGCCGGAGGCGAGGAGTCGGGGACGTACTATACGTGTCCGATGCACCCCTCGGTCGTCTCGGACACGCCGGGCGCGTGTCCGGTCTGCCAGATGGATCTCATCAAAAAGAAGAAGAGTGGCGGGGGCATGGACCCCCAAGAACTCGCCGCGATGGGCAAGGTCTCGCTGAGCCCGACGCAGCGTGTGTTGGCCAATGTGCAGGTGACCGAGGTCGAGGCGAAAGACGCCAAGAGCGAGATTCGCGCCGTGGGCATCGTCACCTACGACGAGACGGGGCTGGCGACGATCCCGAGCTGGGTCAACGGGCGTATCGAACGGCTGTTGGTCGAAGAGACCGGCGCGACGGTTCGACGCGGCCAGCCTGTCATCAAGATTTACTCGCCCGAGCTTCTGACCGCCCAGGAGGAGTTTCTGGTCGCGCTCGACAACACCGAGTTCGACAAGACGCTGATCACCTCGGCCCGACGCAGGCTCAAGCTGTTGGGCATGAGTGAGCGCCAGATTGCGCAGCTCGAGAAGGCCGGAAAGCCGCGCGAGTACGTGACCATGTTCGCCCCCAACGCCGGCACGATTACCTCCCTGGAGGTCCGCCAGGGCCAGTACGTCAAGGAGGGGACGCCGTTGTACGAGATCGCCGACTTGTCGACGGTCTGGGTCGAGGCAGATGTCTACGAGCATCACCTCGAGGAGGTCAAAGAGGGGATGAAAGTGCGCGTGACCGCCGAGGCGTTCGCCGGCGAGTCGCTCGAAGGTGAAGTCACCTTTATCCACCCGACGCTCGAGTCGGAGACGCGTACGGTCAAAGTGCGCATCGAGCTGGACAACGACGACGAGCGGCTCAAGCCGGGCATGTACGCGTCGGTGTTCTTCAAGAAGGACGACGCCGACAGCGAGGCCGACGAACTCGTCGTGCCCAAGTCGGCGGTCATCCGCGGTGGAAAGTCGAGCAGCGTCTACGTCGAGGTCGACGACAACGTCTTCGAGCGGCGCGAGGTCGAGCTCGGCCGCGCCACCGACGACTATCTGGTGATCAAATCGGGCGTCAAAGCCGGCGAAACGGTCGCGTATCAGGGCGGCTTTTTGCTCGACTCGGAGGTCCAGCTCAACTCGTTCGGCGGCAGTGAGTCGCACCACGGGAAGCATGGAGGCGGCGGAGAGGAGGTCGAAGAGCTCGCGCCGGAGGACGTGCCCAAAGAAGGCAAGAAGTTCGACCCGCCGGTGCCGTCCGCGGCCGTACCCGACGGCATGTGGTACTGCGATATGGGCACCTCGCACTGGATCCAGCACGAGAAGGGCGACGGTGAATGCCCCGTCTGCGGGATGTTCCTCAAGCAGAAGGCCGACGCCGGTGAAGGCACCACGGAGGGCACAGGGGACACGGGGAAAAACACGACAAAGGAAAAGTAG
- a CDS encoding TolC family protein yields the protein MLSRKIGVLCLFGALCVSATSASAQEASDKAEKSAEEAKKESESSAEESIEAPPNVKGMMSDEGPTTPFAELIVEGLDEHPAVTRRRAEVAIEESRLRGVGLKPDPRVELSFSNIPWNDLTLAQTPMSGIQIGVSQPLWWPGELTALREQVVAEADAREPLVDEQQVDLVIRAAGLYYQIYRIDRTIDALEKLKPPVREFLRLLRARIPTGKASVSQVERVRLQLLSIDDRIFLLMHQRPEKVARLNALLNRPAGSSVNPPDETGDDAMQQMTGKPLDNLDALVERGMQNRPIVDALERQKEAAMAGARAAEWAKYPDLQVFGAWRFRAEQDSGMDEGTDLVTLGVSSSLPFWSGERAEAAEDVAQARVVSLEAAIDAFRLELRGEIAGHLADLHHLHRHVAYYKDELIPQARQARRAALAGFQAGRADYEDWLQSEQRLVELEAKLAELRASIREHRALILALIGEVPTPSTKLEASEQEEADEEQADEDEADEDEPEEDAAEGDER from the coding sequence ATGTTATCGCGAAAAATCGGGGTTCTCTGCCTCTTCGGAGCCTTGTGTGTCTCCGCCACCTCGGCGAGTGCGCAAGAGGCGTCCGACAAGGCCGAGAAGAGCGCCGAAGAGGCCAAGAAAGAGTCCGAGTCATCGGCCGAAGAGTCCATTGAGGCTCCGCCGAACGTCAAAGGGATGATGTCCGACGAGGGGCCGACCACGCCGTTCGCCGAGCTCATCGTCGAAGGGCTCGACGAGCACCCGGCGGTGACGCGCCGGCGCGCCGAAGTCGCCATCGAGGAGAGTCGTCTGCGCGGGGTGGGCTTGAAGCCCGACCCGCGGGTCGAGCTGAGCTTCTCGAATATCCCGTGGAACGACCTGACCCTGGCGCAGACGCCGATGTCGGGCATCCAGATTGGCGTCTCTCAGCCGCTGTGGTGGCCAGGAGAGCTGACCGCGTTGCGCGAGCAAGTGGTCGCCGAGGCCGACGCGCGCGAGCCGCTGGTCGACGAGCAGCAGGTCGACTTGGTGATTCGAGCCGCCGGGCTTTACTACCAAATCTACCGCATCGACCGCACCATCGACGCCCTCGAGAAGCTCAAGCCTCCGGTGCGCGAGTTCTTGAGGCTGCTTCGGGCGCGGATTCCGACGGGAAAGGCGAGTGTGTCGCAGGTCGAGCGCGTACGCCTGCAGCTGTTGAGCATCGACGACCGCATCTTTTTGCTGATGCACCAGCGCCCCGAGAAGGTCGCGAGGCTCAACGCATTGCTCAATCGCCCCGCCGGAAGTTCGGTCAATCCGCCCGATGAGACCGGCGACGATGCGATGCAGCAGATGACGGGCAAGCCGCTCGACAACCTCGATGCGCTCGTCGAGCGAGGCATGCAGAATCGGCCCATCGTCGATGCGCTCGAGCGCCAAAAGGAGGCGGCGATGGCCGGCGCGCGGGCAGCCGAGTGGGCGAAATACCCCGACTTGCAGGTCTTTGGCGCCTGGCGATTTCGCGCCGAGCAAGACAGCGGCATGGACGAGGGCACCGACCTCGTGACGCTCGGAGTCTCGTCGAGCTTGCCCTTTTGGTCGGGTGAGCGCGCCGAGGCGGCCGAAGACGTCGCCCAGGCGCGGGTGGTCTCGCTCGAGGCGGCCATCGATGCGTTTCGCCTGGAGCTTCGCGGCGAGATCGCCGGCCACCTGGCCGACCTGCACCACCTGCACCGCCACGTTGCCTACTACAAAGACGAACTCATCCCTCAGGCGCGCCAAGCCCGGCGCGCTGCTCTGGCCGGCTTCCAGGCCGGTCGCGCCGATTACGAAGACTGGTTGCAGTCCGAGCAGCGTCTCGTGGAGCTGGAGGCGAAGCTCGCCGAATTGCGGGCGAGCATTCGCGAGCATCGCGCGCTGATCTTGGCGTTGATCGGAGAAGTCCCGACACCGTCGACGAAGCTCGAGGCGTCGGAACAAGAAGAGGCGGATGAGGAGCAGGCCGACGAAGATGAGGCCGATGAAGACGAGCCCGAAGAGGACGCGGCCGAAGGAGACGAACGATGA